Below is a genomic region from Salinirussus salinus.
CGAGGAGGAGGCCATCGAGACGGTGCTGACTGATATCGCGGAGGTGACCGACGGGAAGGCGGAGGTGGTCTGCGTCGACAGCTCCGAGGACCGCACGCCGGAGATCGCCCGCGAGCACGGCGCCCGGGTCATCGAGCAGGAGCCACAGGGATACGGCGTCGCGGTCCGCGCCGCGCTGCTGGCGGCCGAGCGCCCGGTCGTCGTCACGACCGACTGCGACGACACCTACCCGATGGAGCGGCTGCCCGACCTGCTGGAGGGGATCAACGACGGCGCAGACGTCGTCAGCGGCGACCGACTCTACTACGGGGCGGAGACGATGCCGGACCTGAACCGGCTC
It encodes:
- a CDS encoding dolichyl-phosphate hexose transferase, whose translation is MEYGFEDLSVVMGTYNEEEAIETVLTDIAEVTDGKAEVVCVDSSEDRTPEIAREHGARVIEQEPQGYGVAVRAALLAAERPVVVTTDCDDTYPMERLPDLLEGINDGADVVSGDRLYYGAETMPDLNRLGNRAFALLASVLMGRRVHDTTTGMRAYRRELVRKVEWTENTGLSAELLIRPLMRGYDVRELPIEYRERKGETKLDPLQGGAAIAKSILKVCLEERFR